Below is a window of Myxococcaceae bacterium JPH2 DNA.
CAGCTGTGCTCGCAGCTGTATCACCCGAACATCGTGCGGCTCATCGACTCGGGACAGTCCGAGGAGTCGGTGCTGTTCACCGTGTTCGAGTACGTGCCGGGGCGCACGCTGGCGGAGGTGCTGACGGACGACGGCGCGCTGGCTCCGTGGGAGGCGGCGCACTTGATGCTCCAGGTGCTGGATGCGCTGGGCTGCGCGCACAACCAGGGCGTCGTGCACCGCGACCTCAAGCCGCAGAACATCATGGTCACCCACACCGGCGTGCGTCGCAACGCGCTGGTGCTCGACTTCGGTCTGGGGACGTTGGTCAGTGGGCCGAAGGCGGAGGAGCTGGCGCGCCTCACGCGCACGCGCGAAGTGCTGGGCACGCCCGCGTACGCGGCGCCCGAGCAGCTGCGCGGCGAGCCGGCCACCGCGGCCTCGGACCTGTATGCGTGGGGGCTCATCTTCCTGGAGTGCCTCACGGGGCGCCGCGTGATTGACGGCGGCACGCTGCAAGAGGTGCTCTACAAGCAGCTCGGGCCGGAGCCCATCCGCGTGCCGTCGTGGCTGGAGGGGCATCGCCTGGGCTGGTTGCTCCGGCGCGTGACGAGCAAGGACGTGGAGACCCGCTCCATCTCGGCGCAGGAGGCGCTGCGCGAGCTGGAGGCCTGCGCGTCCGAGGGCTGGCCCGACAGTGAAGCCGCGGTTGGCGCGGCACCCACCGTGGCCGCGCGACTGCCCACGCCACCCACGCCGGAGCGCGCCCCTGAAGGCGAGCGCCGACAGCTCACCGCCCTGTGCGTGAGCCTGTCGCTCACGCCGGAGTCGGACGCGGTGGATCCCGAGGAGCTGGATGGACTGTTGCGTGCCCAACACGCGGCCTGCGCGGACGTGGCGCGACGCTTCGACGCCTACGTCGGCAGCATCCTCGGCGAGCGCATGCTCCTGTACTTCGGCTATCCGCAGGCGCGCGAGGACGATGCCCGTCGTGCGGCGCGCGCGGCGCTGGCCATCGTCGAGGAGCTGGAGCATCGGGGCGCTCGGCTCGCGAATGAGCAGCGCATCAGCGTGGAGGTGCGGGCGGGGCTGCACACGGGGCTCGTCAGCCGGCAGGAGGCACGCGGCCGTCATCAGGCGGAGCTGCCCGCGCTGCTCGGCGCGACGCCCAACGTGGCCAGCCGCCTGGAGGCCCAGGCCGAGGCCGGTGCGGTGTGGGTGAGCGAGGCGACCTCGCGGCTCTTGCGCGAGGGCTTCGTCCTGGAGCCCGTGGGCGCGGTGCGCGCTGGGTCCGGGGCCAAGGCGGGCCCGGTGTTTCGCCTGCGAGGTGAGCTGCGCGCGCCCGCCGCGATGTCGGCAGTGAGCGGGGCGCGGCCCTCGGTGTTGCATGGACGTTCGCAGGAGCTGGAGTTGCTCCAGCAGCGCTGGCAGCAGGCCACGCGCGGCTCGGGGCAGGCCATCCTGCTGGCGGGAGAGGCGGGCATCGGCAAGTCCCGGCTCGCGCTGGAGCTGGCGCGCAGGACGGGGGAGGTGCCGCACACCTTCCTGGAGTGCCGATGCGCGCCGGAAGGTCGGCTGAGCACGTTGCGTCCCGTGGTGGATCTCCTGGAGCGGCTGGTGGGCTTCCAGCGCGACTGGACGCCGGACCGCCTGGAGACCGCGCTGGAGGACATGCTGGGCCGGTATGGCTTCGAGCTGACCGAGGTGATGCCGCTGTTCGCGGTGCTCTTCTCGGTGAAGGGGGGCTCGGGGCGCTATCCGCCGCTGGACGTGTCGCCGCAGCGGCAGAAGGACCTGACGCTCGAAGCGATCCTCGCGCTCTTGTCCGCCATGGCCGAGCAGCAGCCCGTGCTGTTCCTGGTGGAGGACCTGCACTGGGCGGATCCGACGACGCTGGAGCTGCTGGGGAAGCTGGTGGAGGACACCGCCACGTCGCGCCTGTGCGCGCTGCTCACCGCGCGCCCGGAGTTCTCCGTGCCGTGGCCCGCGGCGAAGGTGCTGCAGGTGCAACTGGGGCGCTTGGATCGCCAGCGCGCCGAGGAGATGGTCGCGGAGCTGACGCGCGACACACCGTTGCCGCGTGACGTGGTGGAGCAGGTGGTGGGGCGCACGGATGGCGTGCCGCTGTTCGTGGAGGAGCTGACGCGGATGGTGGTGGAGGGCCTGTCCGGCGCGAGGGAGTCCTCCGCGTCGCCACGGCCCACCATTCCCGCCACGCTGCGCGACTCGTTGATGGCGCGGTTGGATCGCCTGGGGCCCGCGAAGGAGACGGCCCAGCTCGCGGCGGCGCTGGGGCGAGAGTTCAGCCATGACGTGCTGCGGGCGGTGTCGGCGCGGGACGAGGCGGCGCTCAAGCGCGACCTGGACGCGCTCGTGTCCGCGGACCTGGTGCACCGGCGCCGTGGAGTGCGCGGCACCACGTTCCTGTTCAAGCACGCGCTCATCCGGGACACGGCGCTGGAGTCGCTCTTGAAGTCCGCGCGGCGGCAGGTGCACGCGCGCATCGCCGCGACGCTGGAGCTGCGCTTCCCGGACGTGGTGCAGTCTCGGCCGGATCTCCTGGCCCATCACCATGCGCAGGCGGAGCAGAAGCGCGAGGCGCTCGAGTACGCGCGCAAGGCGGGCCTGGCGGCCCTCATCCGCAGCGCCAACGCGGAGGCCATCGCCCACGCCACCGAGGCCCTCGCCTGGCTGGATGTCCTGGCCGATGAGCGCGAGCGCGCCCAGGTGGAGCTGAGCCTCAACGGCATCATCACGCCCGCGCTGATGGGAAGCCGAGGCTGGTCCGACGCCGCCATCAAGGCCCAGGTGGATCGCTCGCGAGCGCTCATCGACCTCCTGGGCGATGGGCCTCATGCCGTGCCCACGCTCTGGGCGCTGCTCACCTTCCACCATACGCGCGGCCAGCGCGCCGAAGCCCGGGCGCTCGCCGAGCGGCTCGTGTCGATGGAAGGGTTGTCGCAGGACGTCGACCACCAGGTGGCCACGTTGCCGGCCTTGGGCCATGCCGCGTGGATCGACGGTCGGATGGGGGATTCGCGCGAGGCGTTCGAGCGGGCGTTGTCGCTCTACGTGCCCGCGCGCCACGCGCAGCAGGCCCACGTCTACGGGCTCGATTCCCGCTCCTACGCGGGCATGGGCCTGGGCGAGGTGCTGTGCCTGGTGGGCCTGCCGGATCAAGGCCTGGCCCAGGCGAAGGCCGCGGTGGATTGGGCGCTGGAGATCAACCACGCCAGCACGCTGGGGCTCGCGTACATCTACCTGCTGATGGTGCACCAGCAGCGCGGCGAGCGGGAGCGCGTGGTGGAGGTGGCCGACGCGGCGCTCGCGATGACGCAGCGTCAGGGGATGCCCGTGCACGGCGCCTATGCGCAGATTGTTCGAGGCTGGGCCACCCAGGAGCCGGACGCGCTCGTGGGGCCGCTCGCGTTCCAGGACACGCTGGGCTTCGAGCTGGGGGCGACCTACTACGCCTCGCTGCTCGTGGAGTTGCAGGCCGCGCGCGGGCAGCACGCGGAGGCCCTCACGCGGGTGGAGGACCTGCTGCGGCGCGGGCGCACCCTGGGCGAGACCTACTATGTGCCCGAGTTGCTGCGGCTGAAGGCGCTCAGCGTTCTGGCCACCACGCAGGACACGTCGGCGGCGGAGGCCCTCCTGCGCGAGGCCGTGACGCTCGCGCGCCAGGATGGCACTCGACTCCTCGAGCTGCGGGCCTCGCTGGCGCTGGGTCGTCTGCTGCGCGACACGCACCGGCCCGCCGATGCCGTGAGCGCGCTGCGTCCCTTGCTCGATGGCTTCACCGAGGGCGCGGCGCTCGCGGATGTCACCGCGGCGCGTGACCTGCTCGTCGCACTGGATTCCCCCCGGAGTTGACCCCCGAAAGGTGCACCATGCCTCCCAAGTCCAAGTCCGCGAAACCGAAGGCGCGTTCACTCAACACGGCCGCCGCTGCCTCGAACACGGTGTTGCCCCGCTCGCCGTACTCTTACGAGAACGAGGACGAGAGCGATTACTCCTGGGACACCTGGGAGACGATGCTGGAGTGGCAGGACATCTGGCTGAAGGCCATCGCGCTCGCGTGGACCGACGCCAGGTTCAAGGCACGGCTGCTGGAGAACGCGCGCGCGGCCCTGGTCGAGTACTTCAACTACAAGCTGCCCCAGATGCTCGACTTCCGCGTGGTGGACCTTCTGTCGCCGAAGCTGCCCGTGAAGCTCGAGTATCCCGTTGGCTGGGGCACGGATGAGAACGCGGTGTCGTCGCTGGACATGGTGGGGTGGTACTTCACCACGCCGCCCATCCAGAAGATTCAGACGCGTGAGCAGTACCTGGCTCGACTGAACAGGGACCCCAGCGCTCGGACGGAGTGGATCCTGCCTCGCAGCCTGCTGGTCTATCCGCTGCCGCCGCCACCGCAGGACGTGGCCATCGAAGCCGTGGCGCTGGCGGATTTCTCCAGCGCCGGCCGCACCTATCCGTTCACGACGTGCTGATGCCGGGCTCGAGCCCGTAGAACCGGGCGGGGTTGTCCCAGAGGATCTTGCGCACCACGTCCTCCGGCAGCCTCGCTCGCAGCGACGCCATCTCGTCCACGATGGCGTCGTCATGGTCCACATGGGGGAAGTCGGTGCCCACCAGCAGGCAGTCCGGGCCCACCGCGCGCACGACCTCCTCGATGCCCGGCTCGCCCGGCTCCAGCGCGATGAAGCACTGTCGCCGGAAGTAGTCCGAGGGCTTGTGGCGCACCTGCGCGGCCACCTCGCCGCCCATGTACTTGAAGGCCACCTCGTCCAGCCGCCAGAGCCAGGACGG
It encodes the following:
- a CDS encoding TOMM system kinase/cyclase fusion protein — translated: MDRTQEPQIAAGTVFQGRYEVLSKLGEGGYGQVYRARQRATNQEVAVKVLRAPQAESAHQVARFQREMQLCSQLYHPNIVRLIDSGQSEESVLFTVFEYVPGRTLAEVLTDDGALAPWEAAHLMLQVLDALGCAHNQGVVHRDLKPQNIMVTHTGVRRNALVLDFGLGTLVSGPKAEELARLTRTREVLGTPAYAAPEQLRGEPATAASDLYAWGLIFLECLTGRRVIDGGTLQEVLYKQLGPEPIRVPSWLEGHRLGWLLRRVTSKDVETRSISAQEALRELEACASEGWPDSEAAVGAAPTVAARLPTPPTPERAPEGERRQLTALCVSLSLTPESDAVDPEELDGLLRAQHAACADVARRFDAYVGSILGERMLLYFGYPQAREDDARRAARAALAIVEELEHRGARLANEQRISVEVRAGLHTGLVSRQEARGRHQAELPALLGATPNVASRLEAQAEAGAVWVSEATSRLLREGFVLEPVGAVRAGSGAKAGPVFRLRGELRAPAAMSAVSGARPSVLHGRSQELELLQQRWQQATRGSGQAILLAGEAGIGKSRLALELARRTGEVPHTFLECRCAPEGRLSTLRPVVDLLERLVGFQRDWTPDRLETALEDMLGRYGFELTEVMPLFAVLFSVKGGSGRYPPLDVSPQRQKDLTLEAILALLSAMAEQQPVLFLVEDLHWADPTTLELLGKLVEDTATSRLCALLTARPEFSVPWPAAKVLQVQLGRLDRQRAEEMVAELTRDTPLPRDVVEQVVGRTDGVPLFVEELTRMVVEGLSGARESSASPRPTIPATLRDSLMARLDRLGPAKETAQLAAALGREFSHDVLRAVSARDEAALKRDLDALVSADLVHRRRGVRGTTFLFKHALIRDTALESLLKSARRQVHARIAATLELRFPDVVQSRPDLLAHHHAQAEQKREALEYARKAGLAALIRSANAEAIAHATEALAWLDVLADERERAQVELSLNGIITPALMGSRGWSDAAIKAQVDRSRALIDLLGDGPHAVPTLWALLTFHHTRGQRAEARALAERLVSMEGLSQDVDHQVATLPALGHAAWIDGRMGDSREAFERALSLYVPARHAQQAHVYGLDSRSYAGMGLGEVLCLVGLPDQGLAQAKAAVDWALEINHASTLGLAYIYLLMVHQQRGERERVVEVADAALAMTQRQGMPVHGAYAQIVRGWATQEPDALVGPLAFQDTLGFELGATYYASLLVELQAARGQHAEALTRVEDLLRRGRTLGETYYVPELLRLKALSVLATTQDTSAAEALLREAVTLARQDGTRLLELRASLALGRLLRDTHRPADAVSALRPLLDGFTEGAALADVTAARDLLVALDSPRS
- a CDS encoding BMA_0021/BMA_0022 family TOMM bacteriocin, whose translation is MPPKSKSAKPKARSLNTAAAASNTVLPRSPYSYENEDESDYSWDTWETMLEWQDIWLKAIALAWTDARFKARLLENARAALVEYFNYKLPQMLDFRVVDLLSPKLPVKLEYPVGWGTDENAVSSLDMVGWYFTTPPIQKIQTREQYLARLNRDPSARTEWILPRSLLVYPLPPPPQDVAIEAVALADFSSAGRTYPFTTC